GGCTGGAAAAAGCACCGCCCGGACGAGTTCCGGGCGCAGTGAGCGATCCGAACGTGCCCGGTGCAAAGTTGAAGATGCTCTGTAGCACGCCGAGAATACTTTGCGCGTTGGGCGGTTGGCCTAAACCGGAAGCTCCCGGCAGCTGTTGTTGCGGATGCGGGGGATAGTACGCTTGCTGGTAGGGATTGGTGTACGAGGCATCTGAAGCGTACGTTCCGGGGTATTGGTATTGGTAGGGATTATAAGAGCCAGTTCCCGCCCCGGACACTGTCTGCTGTTGGGTGTTGTAGTAATTACTTCCAGGGAATTGCGTTCCGATGCTAAACGGATACTGTGGTCTCTGTAGCTCAGGGTAGTTTAATATAGCGGGATCATACTGTTCACCTTGCGGACGAGCTCCATTCGATGTCAGATAGTTGCCTTGCAACGGTGGAGTATATCGCTGGGGTTCTCCGTAGCCACCGTAGGAAGAAAGCTGACCCTGTTCCGTACCATCACCCGCGTTGTAGATCTTATCATTCGCTACGTAGTTGTACTTGttcttctttcgttttggtttCTGGCGGTTGCCTACTGGAGGTAGTGGTGGAGGTGGCGTTATTGTGTCTCCTCCACTGCCCGCAAACTGTATCGAGGCACCGACCGTATAGAACTGGTCACTGTCCCGGTCGCGTTGTGGAAATGATGAAGCAGCAGGTGACGAATCCACGCTAGTTACGGATCCCGTTCCGAAGAAGTTATTCTTCACGCCACCATTAAATGGCGCCGCGTCGGGAGCATCGCCGAAGCGGACTCGTCCGGAACGTTTCACCTGTGGGGCGTTGTGTGTGTACAACGGGGTAAACTGGGCACCGGAAGGAGGATCTCTCGCGCCCGTCGAAGGCTCCCGGAACACGAACTGATCCACACCGTCCGTGGTGAATCTGATCGGAAATATTACGTTACAGTCACAATCCGACGGCCGAATATATCCCGCCCGCCTCTTACTTACCCCGTGTCCTTCCGGTAGCTGATAGCACACGTACGATCGGTtacgatcagcagcagcaaacacgaCACCAACGGTACCGAAAACCGCATCCTACCACCGACTGCCCTGAGCACACTAACCCACATTCGTGCTGCACGTTCGTGACCGGATACCGACCGCATGTTGACTTCACCGTTCCCGAGCAGCGACTGCGACACCGACGGAGTCAGATTCCGGTCGCGAATGTGGTAATAGTGGCGGCCTTTGCACGCTCCGGTTCTCCCCACCCGGCCGTCAGGACGGCGATGACTTCACCGCcgaacaacgacgacgacccACGCGGAGGTCCACACATATGGcgcatttcacttttcacttttgCAACCCAATCGAAGGTGGTCGTGATTTTCGGTGGTACCGAAGCAAGCTCTTCAAGACGCGCCGGATTGCTTTGTTGGTGGGAGAGAGATCCCACCTTTACACGTGCGCCCACAAACCACAAACCGACGGcaaaaggtttgtttttgttatgtgCGCTTTGGGCACCGTTTTCGGCTTTCTCGTACTTGTTGGGGAAAGGGTTGGATTAGCTTCATTTATGCAATACCCTTTGCTGGTCGTACTGAAAGAGcggggagattttttttttgtagcaagAGATCCTCTCCAGAAGAGTGAGAGAGTTGATAAGTTGttgatattaaatatttgatttctagctatttaaattattataaagaTAGGCAGCTTCTTACTCTGTACTTCTTCTTTaccagcacaacaacctcaagatgtccatttttggctttctttgacttcatTTATCCGTGGATGGAGCGTCATTCCTGCGTACGGTTGattagtccggatgggattttggaccggtcctgtcgtgtggagactggcgccactaccaatacaccaccgggttgCCTCAATGTACTATGTACTAATTGTTCTTTATTTGAGTCTGAGCTCCTGGTAGTAATTCCTCTTcctgtgcttttattttagtaCATTAAGTGCTCTAGATGTGTCATTCACGTGACATGTCCTGAGTACTAACATTTCTCAAGAATAGCCCTGTGTACATCTTCAAGCGTGTTGAATACTGCTTATTCTTGATTCTCCTTCTTATTTGCTTTATCGGCAACTTCAAGAAGTCTACCATTTTTGGCCCTTTccttgactttatttacccgtatcTGGATAATCAGCCCTGCGTCCAGGGAATCTGGAAGTTGGTCTATAAAGTCTGGTCCCTTCCTTGACTTTAGTTACCCGTATCTGGATAATCAGCCCTGCGTCCAGGTACTCTGGATGCTTCTTATACTATATTCTTCGACATTTTGAAGATCTAGTGTGAAACTGTCATAAGCTGTGATAGTCTTCAAGATGTTTGCTTCTCTCATTCCCATCGCTGTTCCACCAAACCGACGTTTTGCAGTTGCGGcgtgaagagagagagagacttgCAGCACGGTCAGCTGTTCGAGTagtgaaagtggaaaaaaagtgGCCTAACCTATCATGCAGCAAAGGGACACTGCAAACTGCATTGCACGTGATCGGAAGCTAAACAGCCCGCGAGATGTTGCGGATCATAAGGAAGCACGGTACGGTAACGTTGTGCATAGGGGGTTTAACGATTATTGGGTTGTCTCGTTGATCGATGATACCATCATTAAgcaatttaccttttttttttcactgagCCCCAGACACGGAAGTTGTCTTACATCGGCAGAATGGAAATTTGCTTGGGAaatacacacagcaaaacagcgAGAGAGTATTGGGAGGCTGTTGTTGCTTGACATATCGGAGGACACTGCAATACCGAAACAAACCACTAACAGTTCACACAAGAAAGTAGGCATTGGCAAGTACCAAATTCACTTCttctttggaaaaaaaaagtgttgacTCACCTTTCTACAACACCGGGcaatgttttactttcttcttgCGCGTTACACTTATCCACAGTACTGCGCGCGCATTGATCTTGCGGTTCGATGcgctttcgttttcttttcaatgcCACTTCGGAAACGAAATTGGCCGCTCGAGAGTCGCTTCCATCTTAAAGCATTCGGAAACGCATCCATTACCTCGCATATTAGAAATGCTCCCGCATCTTTAACCAACTTGTCGCTCTATGAATATGCATCCATAGCCTGCCGGTTGGGATGCTGCGGTGCGTAACGATACCGGTGATTAAAGGTGGTGATGCAAAATGAGGAGAAAAAATAGAGATGTGCTTAAATAAATCTCAATCACACGCGTAGGTGAACATCAACAGCGCCCGCACTTGTTTACAACGGGGCAGGCgtcatttttttatcatttggaAACCAGGTGAAACTCGGCACATAAGTGTTCCACGGTTCGCTGGACGAACTTTTGAAGCGAATGTTTGACAGATTCGCACTACCGACCCCAAAAGATCCCCCTCCCAGGTAATTTGCTCCGATTTGGCAGCGAGTTCGAAAAGTAGCTCCTCACCCACTTTCCGACGCAATTGAACTTGAAATAGAGAGTGAACTTTGTGGTAGAATTAATGAGACGTTCCAGCTGCTATTCAAGCTTCCTTTATTGTTGGCTTTACAGCATTAATGACATCTATTTTGTAACCTGAATGTCCAGGAACATCTTTGCGAATGCATCGTATTCTAGCCGACCATCCTTGATCGTCATCCGCGAGAATATTTCATCCACTTCCGCGTCCGTTAGCCGTTGCTCACCCTTCGTGACGAGCCAAACGCGCAACTCCTCGGCACTCACTGTGCCAACGTTGTCTATATCCATACATTGGAAGGCGTTTTGGATCGTCTCCGGCGTATCGATGTCTCGCAGCTTTTGCGCGAACAATGTGAGGAGTAGCGTTTGATTGAGCGGGACACCGCAAGCATCACGCAGCATCTCATCCAGTTGCTCTTCCGTCGGGGTGGTACCGTTGCACAGGGTCAGCATAGTGCGTATATCTTCCCTGCCTATTTCGCCCGTGTTGTTCGTGTCGATGAGACGAAAAAATTCACGCAGCTCGGCTGTTTGATGATGTTGCAAATCGTTCAGTAGATGCACGGACGAGGCACGTCTTACCGGTTTTCTTGTTCGGTGGCTTTTGGACCGATTCGGTGGCTTTTGGTATGACTCCATAACTGCACCTGACTGACTAAAGGAACTGACTGACGGACTAAATCAACTCGGACGCTGTTCTGTTGCAAAGCCTACTGTGGAGTTGCCAATGCAACTAGCAAGTACAACAAGCAAGAACTTTATTCCAATGCCTACTTGATAGTTTGCCAGTGTTGGACATCCAACAGACCAAACAGATGTTGTGTCTATTGAATCTTTGGAGAAGCATCATTGAAATCAATATTCAATGAAGATTCTTTTCGAATTCTGGTTTAACCCTCAAAAGTGTCATAAATTCTTTTAGATTTATAATTCTTCGGAGATTCTTgaattataaaaaatcaattgacGTTCGAATGCTTGAACGTACTTGAGTTATTTGGAATTGGAATGAAACCTTGATGATACATTAATGACATTTTGAGCAATCGTGGAATTTTAGAGCAACAAGAACTGTATTAGGATTCATAAAATCTCTCTGAAGTTATGAATCGTCAGAATAGAGGTTCTGagtcattcagttcaaagattcatccaGATTCTATAAGGATTCATGGAATCCTCATAGATTCGAGGAATCTTTGTGCACGAATAACTTTATAAGAATTCATAAAATCTCTCTAATCTTCAGCACAGTGATTCAGTGATTCTGtgtcattcagttcaaagattcgtccagattcatgaatcggaaTCCGATTCACCCAACACACTAAGTCAAGTACTTctgcttttgcttctttttcaaGTTCTACATTTATTGAACAGGGTTGTAAGATACGTTACAGCGTTTCgtgtatatattttgtttataatgtgtaaagtttgtttttttttctttttgcaaatgGAACATACATGCCATAAGTTTGCTTTATAAGTTTGCGTGTCTTTGTTTTGCCAACCAGTATCCAAGCGTCACAGTTTAGAACAATTTAACAACGGTATATGCTTTTTGCTTCTGAATGATTTAAGCTTATTTAGATATCATCGATATTTTGCGTGCTTGGAAGCATCAGTTTTTGAAGAACTAACGAACGAATGCAAGGTTTTGTAAACTGTTACCGCGttacagtttttatttttgctacattttcaaataaatgttCGCCATTGTACCTCAAATGATACGCCATATTGCAATCGAAACAGTCTACAAGGAGCTTTCTCGCGGAGTCGAAAATCATTCAATGTTTGCTGCGTGGCGAATTGTTGTACACACCTTTGCAGCTGTAAATATTGATAAGCGATACCAGAACTGTATAAGCGTTTAATACGTTTAGCATTCgtgggtgtgtttgtatatCATAAGCGCAGCTGATGCTGCATTCTTCGCGCTATCGCAACAAAGACTAACAACGATGTAAATTGTataatatgtatatatataaggTATAACGCCATGCGCTTCTGCACAATGCATTCTTTGCGTTGtgattgttccttttttcctttttttaatcatttcactTCACGCATATTGAAATTTGTTATCATGTGTTGCTTCatggatggttttgttttcttttcaactaTGTTATGTTCATGTTTgactttttcttcatttgtttcaaatgttccatatttttataacttttCCTGTCTTCTTGAATGGCttgttaatgtttatttataacGCCAGTTTACATCTCTATTGAAGTCGCATGTCATGAATGATAAAATACATCTGAGTTGTGTTTCTTCCCGGTTCGTAAAAACGAACTGTTGGAACTATTagttttgtggttgttgttgccatttAAGATGCTTTTATGGtattaatatgtttttgtttaattgatgTATGCAgcattttgttgtaaatagACACATCGGTTAATTGGGGTTTCGCGCTGTGGTGATAGTTGTCTTTCGCGTAAACATGAAAGATTAAGAACATTTACATCAGTATGCTCGTTTGGCATGGCAACGTTTAGTAATGCACGGaacatttcatttcttcataGTTGGTTATatagtttaaataattttttttgttattttttcctttattttcccCGTTTTTAGACCCTTCCCCAATCGCTTAGCCATATATTCAATCTTATACTTTTCCACACTAATTATTGTCATAACACGTCCACATATGGTACCGACTGATAACCCTTTTTGGGAATTGGATTTCCTGCTCGTAACTCTCATGTGTTTCTTCACGCTTTACTCGCCTGCggggttccttttttcctttaccGAAGAGTGAATGCATTGGTCAAAAGTAAGTCTCGCAGTACGAGCAATGCGTGAAGAAACGATCAAACATTAACTGGAAGATTTGCATTCCTTTATGATTGGATAACTTGTGCTGGGTGCAACACGTTCGTAACGTTCTTGATGCGTTCGGTGAAACGAAACGCCTGAATAAAGATCATCATAATTCATACGGACGTTCAATGTTTGTGTCTCTGTATAACGTGTCTAATTGACTTCAAAAAGGCCGGATATATATGTGTCCCGGCCTTGCCGGTTGTTGTTGCATAACATTACGGTAAAGTGCAATCATTTTTCACGAATTCCGTACAACGAATGGGTACCTGGAACGCACAAATTGATAtagttttaaattcttccgATACACACCACGCGCAGGTATAGAGAGTTTGAGGTAAGTTTTGCGTTGTTGGTTGTGTTCAAGATTTCTTTTCCCCTCGGGCAATGGGTGTGGGTGTGATAAAAATGTATATGGGTGTGGCTGCGACCACACGTGATCGCGTTCAAAATCAAAAAATCGGGGGAAATCATAAGAAACatagaaatatattttctaGACTAGCCATTCTTCCTAGAAAAGAGTTTCGTTTCGAGTTTttagaaacataaaatatt
This Anopheles marshallii chromosome 3, idAnoMarsDA_429_01, whole genome shotgun sequence DNA region includes the following protein-coding sequences:
- the LOC128713056 gene encoding uncharacterized protein LOC128713056, producing MESYQKPPNRSKSHRTRKPVRRASSVHLLNDLQHHQTAELREFFRLIDTNNTGEIGREDIRTMLTLCNGTTPTEEQLDEMLRDACGVPLNQTLLLTLFAQKLRDIDTPETIQNAFQCMDIDNVGTVSAEELRVWLVTKGEQRLTDAEVDEIFSRMTIKDGRLEYDAFAKMFLDIQSLLGNGEVNMRSVSGHERAARMWVSVLRAVGGRMRFSVPLVSCLLLLIVTDRTCAISYRKDTGFTTDGVDQFVFREPSTGARDPPSGAQFTPLYTHNAPQVKRSGRVRFGDAPDAAPFNGGVKNNFFGTGSVTSVDSSPAASSFPQRDRDSDQFYTVGASIQFAGSGGDTITPPPPLPPVGNRQKPKRKKNKYNYVANDKIYNAGDGTEQGQLSSYGGYGEPQRYTPPLQGNYLTSNGARPQGEQYDPAILNYPELQRPQYPFSIGTQFPGSNYYNTQQQTVSGAGTGSYNPYQYQYPGTYASDASYTNPYQQAYYPPHPQQQLPGASGLGQPPNAQSILGVLQSIFNFAPGTFGSLTAPGTRPGGAFSSPQASAGGFGGVGGQLRQALDNISENDELQCVPKLVCMMSRSSSGQGFSSYVNRGLLSTILSAVPDSSPWLKFSRAALLGYGIGANSCDAYYPKCPKDEMQILYYLNNHRGGFFRFFSNGEQGPQHQQQQQYG